The following proteins are co-located in the Thermoanaerobaculia bacterium genome:
- a CDS encoding FdhF/YdeP family oxidoreductase, whose translation MAIRPSLWASLSPTGAGETKPAHYRDMARVAWENRDALGYAWRLLRDGTCDGCALGTSGMRDWTIPGTHLCMVRLELLRLNTAPPLDPERLRDAGSLEPLSGRELRALGRLPEPMLRRAGERGFRVVSWEEALDAAAEKIRASDPRRVAVYLTSRGILNEHYYAAQKAARFMGTSHIDNSARLCHSASTSAMKKTLGYGATTCSYADWIGSDLVVFFGSNAANNQPVSMKYLDRARRRGTRVAVVNPYEEPGMKRYWVPSLPESALFGTRIADDWYAVRTGGDLAFLAGVFKILCAEGWIDRDFVARRTEGFGPARASVEALAFDRLEADSGLSRGEMRRFAETLRDAKNAVFVWSMGLTQHAHGTPTIEALVNVALARHYVGREKTGLMPIRGHSGVQGGAEVGCVPALPEAASRRFAEIWGFPLPDFEGLSAAEQVEASRRGEIDVFWIVGGNFLETLPEPRRSREALERVGTRIHQDIVLSSQMLVPPRDTVVLFPATTRYESPGGGTETSTERRIIFSPEIPGPRVSGARPEWQVFADVARRVRPDFADRLRIESSAQLRQEIGRAIPLYAGIENLRRKGDSFQWGGARLFSDGVFATADGKARFSEISLGDARAAGDIFMVSTRRGKQFNSMIQHDVDPLNGARRLDVLISAGDASRLGIADGEPVRLTSDTGRFEGFAKVAPIREGDLQVHWPEAGGLLAGGRLDPISLEPDYTAAVTLSKIPVSPGGGRPTS comes from the coding sequence ATGGCGATCCGACCTTCCCTCTGGGCCTCCCTCTCTCCGACCGGCGCGGGCGAGACGAAGCCCGCGCACTACCGCGACATGGCGCGGGTCGCCTGGGAGAACCGGGACGCGCTCGGTTACGCCTGGCGCCTCCTCCGGGACGGAACGTGCGACGGGTGCGCCCTCGGAACGTCGGGAATGCGCGACTGGACGATTCCGGGCACGCATCTCTGCATGGTCCGGCTGGAGCTCCTGCGGCTCAACACCGCTCCCCCCCTCGATCCGGAGCGGCTCCGGGACGCCGGAAGCCTCGAGCCGCTCTCGGGCCGCGAGCTGCGGGCGCTCGGCCGTCTTCCCGAACCGATGCTCCGCCGCGCGGGTGAACGCGGGTTCCGCGTCGTCTCCTGGGAAGAAGCGCTGGACGCCGCCGCGGAGAAGATCCGCGCATCGGATCCTCGCCGCGTCGCCGTCTATCTCACGTCGCGCGGCATCCTGAACGAGCACTACTACGCGGCCCAGAAGGCCGCCCGCTTCATGGGCACGAGCCACATCGACAACTCGGCCCGGCTCTGCCACTCCGCGTCCACGTCCGCCATGAAAAAGACCCTCGGTTACGGCGCGACGACCTGCAGCTACGCCGACTGGATCGGATCGGATCTCGTCGTCTTCTTCGGGAGCAACGCCGCGAACAACCAGCCGGTCAGCATGAAGTATCTCGACCGCGCGCGCCGGCGCGGCACGCGGGTCGCCGTCGTGAATCCCTACGAAGAACCGGGAATGAAGCGGTACTGGGTGCCCTCGCTTCCCGAGTCCGCCCTCTTCGGAACGCGGATCGCCGACGACTGGTACGCGGTGCGAACCGGCGGCGATCTCGCCTTCCTCGCGGGAGTGTTCAAGATCCTCTGCGCGGAAGGATGGATCGACCGCGACTTCGTCGCGCGGCGGACGGAGGGATTCGGTCCGGCGCGGGCGTCCGTCGAAGCGCTCGCGTTCGACCGGCTCGAGGCGGATTCCGGCCTCTCCCGCGGGGAGATGCGGCGCTTCGCGGAGACGCTGCGCGACGCGAAGAACGCGGTGTTCGTCTGGTCGATGGGGCTCACCCAGCATGCGCACGGAACCCCGACGATCGAAGCCCTCGTCAACGTGGCGCTCGCGCGCCACTACGTCGGACGCGAGAAGACCGGCCTGATGCCGATCCGCGGACATTCCGGCGTGCAGGGAGGCGCCGAGGTGGGCTGCGTTCCCGCTCTGCCGGAGGCCGCGTCCCGCCGGTTCGCCGAGATCTGGGGATTTCCGTTGCCCGATTTCGAGGGGTTGTCGGCCGCCGAGCAGGTCGAAGCCTCCCGCCGCGGAGAAATCGACGTCTTCTGGATCGTGGGAGGCAATTTCCTCGAAACGCTTCCCGAGCCCCGCCGCTCCCGGGAGGCCCTCGAAAGGGTCGGGACCCGGATCCACCAGGACATCGTCCTCTCGAGCCAGATGCTCGTCCCGCCCAGGGACACCGTCGTGCTCTTTCCGGCGACGACGCGCTACGAGTCTCCGGGCGGCGGAACGGAGACCTCGACGGAGCGGCGCATCATCTTCTCGCCGGAGATTCCCGGACCGCGCGTGTCCGGCGCCCGTCCCGAATGGCAGGTCTTCGCCGACGTGGCCCGGCGCGTCCGACCCGATTTCGCGGATCGGCTGCGCATCGAGAGCTCGGCGCAGCTCCGCCAGGAAATCGGGAGGGCGATTCCGCTCTATGCCGGTATCGAGAATCTCCGCCGGAAGGGCGATTCCTTCCAGTGGGGCGGGGCGCGGCTCTTCTCGGACGGGGTGTTCGCCACGGCGGACGGCAAAGCGCGATTCTCGGAAATCTCGCTCGGGGATGCGCGCGCCGCGGGCGACATCTTCATGGTTTCGACGCGCCGGGGAAAACAGTTCAACTCGATGATCCAGCACGACGTCGACCCGCTGAACGGAGCCCGACGCCTCGACGTCCTGATCTCGGCCGGCGACGCCAGCCGGCTCGGGATCGCCGACGGAGAACCGGTGCGGCTCACGTCCGACACCGGCCGCTTCGAAGGATTCGCGAAAGTCGCGCCGATCCGGGAGGGGGACCTGCAGGTCCACTGGCCGGAGGCGGGCGGCCTCCTGGCCGGCGGCCGACTCGACCCCATTTCGCTCGAGCCCGACTACACGGCGGCCGTCACGCTCTCGAAGATCCCCGTTTCCCCCGGCGGCGGCCGGCCGACTTCCTGA
- a CDS encoding c-type cytochrome: protein MRFLFGVLIGAVAIVAGAIIVASTGRIDVAAARHGGWNDRIDHWLFTVSTRSIEKHAPSATNPFASDPAAAAAGLAHYRENCLDCHGARDVDTSEFAKGLNPGPPMLDMDDVQRMSDGQLFWVISNGVRATGMPAFSPTHSPEEIWKIVAFVRHLPKLSDAEVASLKKGREEGEEHHKEPAPEAK from the coding sequence ATGCGATTTCTCTTCGGAGTCCTCATCGGCGCCGTCGCGATCGTCGCGGGCGCGATCATCGTCGCCTCCACCGGCCGCATCGACGTCGCCGCGGCGCGGCACGGCGGGTGGAACGACCGGATCGACCACTGGCTCTTCACGGTTTCCACGCGATCGATCGAGAAGCACGCCCCCTCGGCGACCAACCCGTTCGCGTCCGACCCGGCGGCCGCGGCGGCGGGACTGGCGCATTACCGCGAGAACTGCCTCGATTGCCACGGCGCGCGCGACGTCGACACATCGGAATTCGCGAAGGGGTTGAACCCGGGGCCGCCGATGCTCGACATGGACGACGTCCAGAGGATGTCGGACGGACAGCTCTTCTGGGTGATCTCCAACGGCGTCCGCGCGACCGGGATGCCCGCGTTTTCGCCGACGCACTCGCCGGAGGAGATCTGGAAGATCGTCGCCTTCGTGCGCCACCTCCCGAAGCTCAGCGACGCGGAAGTCGCGAGCCTGAAGAAGGGCCGCGAGGAAGGGGAAGAGCACCACAAGGAGCCGGCTCCCGAAGCGAAATAG
- a CDS encoding response regulator: MPGTTVLVVEDDPDVLEVICEILQQDGRRPVAVHNGREALQELRSGLRPCLIILDMLMPGMDGWQFRRTQQADESIAKIPVVVVSGVKAARNSALQGGAVAFLPKPVVPEALLSAVASAC, translated from the coding sequence ATGCCGGGTACCACCGTTCTCGTCGTCGAAGATGATCCCGATGTCCTCGAAGTGATCTGCGAGATCCTGCAGCAGGACGGGCGCCGTCCGGTCGCGGTCCACAACGGCCGGGAAGCGCTCCAGGAGCTTCGCTCGGGACTGCGCCCGTGCCTGATCATCCTGGACATGCTGATGCCGGGAATGGACGGGTGGCAGTTCCGGAGAACCCAGCAGGCGGACGAGAGCATCGCGAAGATTCCGGTCGTCGTCGTGTCCGGCGTGAAAGCCGCCCGGAACAGCGCCCTGCAGGGGGGCGCGGTCGCATTCCTCCCGAAACCGGTCGTGCCGGAGGCGCTGCTTTCGGCGGTCGCCTCCGCCTGCTGA